The sequence CGTCACCAGCACGTCCACGTCGCTGTCCGGGCGGAAGTCGTCGCGCAGGACGGAGCCGAACAGCGCCAGCTCGCTCACGTGCCACTTCCGGCAGAACTCCTCGATCCGCTCGCGCGGGACCTCGATCTTCATCTCACCCCTCGTTTCCTCGTCCGGCTTTCGGGCTCGTGTTGGCAAAGGCTGCTTACAATGCTGCGTCCGGAGATTCGGGAAGAAGCCGTTCGAGAGCTGCGATCAACGCGGGGATCTCGCTCGTGGCTACATCCCAGACGATCCCGAAGTTGATCCTCCAGTACTCGTGGACCAGCCGATTCCGCATGCCGATGATCGGAACCCAGTCGATGCTCGCCTC is a genomic window of Longimicrobium sp. containing:
- a CDS encoding nucleotidyltransferase family protein, translated to MKIEVPRERIEEFCRKWHVSELALFGSVLRDDFRPDSDVDVLVT